A genomic window from Fundidesulfovibrio magnetotacticus includes:
- a CDS encoding right-handed parallel beta-helix repeat-containing protein gives MFCVLCGLFLLAPGCGPSSTPPPGKSHIILAAHDTPEGDKKLADAVCTADNAQDTINAAIANLPATGGQVTLLPGNYTLRKAALIHKNKPVSGAILINKNNVFLQGYGPSTSLFLADAQDCNVVRITGVKGVTVERLSIDANFQGQTVRNRAFESCGIRASWIHEADGEHCSDIVVRECTVRNAAGLGIMLWGSNVQAVANVLSDNQADDIELLGGPGIIRGNSVTRTSGNVDSVLGTDAADDILITQNTVTITGKGSASVGIRSWGGFSHHIITNNIVRVEKGGALRIGIDSRTTETIVNGNLLECPPETPCIVSLGDGNIVTGNIFRNAAIGYQTSPLWKDQPHENSAPEDARGVVFDNNTLLSCTLDAMSFQNHCVPLHPSVANRVEAARP, from the coding sequence ATGTTCTGTGTCCTGTGCGGGCTGTTCCTCCTCGCGCCGGGTTGCGGCCCGTCGTCCACCCCGCCTCCAGGCAAATCCCACATCATCCTGGCGGCCCACGACACTCCCGAGGGCGACAAGAAACTGGCCGATGCGGTCTGCACCGCCGACAACGCCCAGGACACCATCAACGCCGCCATCGCGAACCTGCCCGCCACCGGCGGGCAGGTCACGCTCCTGCCGGGCAACTACACCCTGCGCAAGGCGGCGCTCATCCACAAGAACAAGCCCGTGAGCGGCGCAATCCTCATCAACAAGAACAACGTGTTTCTCCAGGGCTACGGCCCTTCCACGAGCCTGTTCCTTGCCGACGCCCAGGACTGCAACGTCGTGCGCATTACGGGCGTGAAGGGCGTGACCGTCGAACGGCTCTCTATCGACGCCAACTTCCAGGGCCAGACCGTGCGCAACCGGGCCTTCGAGTCCTGCGGCATCCGCGCCTCGTGGATTCATGAGGCCGACGGGGAGCACTGCTCCGACATCGTGGTGCGCGAATGCACGGTGCGCAACGCCGCGGGGCTTGGCATCATGCTTTGGGGCTCCAACGTGCAGGCCGTCGCCAACGTGCTCTCGGACAACCAGGCCGACGACATCGAACTGCTGGGAGGCCCCGGCATCATCCGAGGCAACTCCGTGACGCGCACATCCGGCAACGTCGATTCCGTGCTGGGCACCGACGCGGCCGACGACATCCTCATCACCCAGAACACCGTCACCATCACCGGGAAGGGCTCCGCCAGCGTGGGCATCCGCTCCTGGGGCGGCTTCTCCCACCACATCATCACCAACAACATCGTTCGGGTCGAAAAGGGCGGCGCGCTGCGCATCGGCATCGACAGCCGGACCACCGAAACCATCGTCAACGGGAATCTCCTGGAGTGCCCGCCAGAGACGCCCTGCATCGTATCGCTGGGAGACGGCAACATCGTCACCGGCAACATTTTCAGGAACGCCGCCATCGGCTACCAGACCTCCCCCCTCTGGAAGGACCAGCCGCACGAGAACTCCGCCCCCGAAGACGCCAGGGGCGTCGTGTTCGACAACAACACCCTCCTGAGCTGCACTCTGGACGCCATGAGCTTCCAGAACCACTGCGTGCCCCTGCATCCCTCCGTCGCCAACAGGGTGGAAGCGGCCCGCCCCTGA